In a single window of the Zea mays cultivar B73 chromosome 5, Zm-B73-REFERENCE-NAM-5.0, whole genome shotgun sequence genome:
- the LOC100384835 gene encoding uncharacterized LOC100384835 — translation MMIIIKTYLQSITVRVEEWRLKQRDTEEWMRHRQLPCELRERVRRFIQYKWLATRGVNEESILHALPADLRRDIKRHLCLGLVRRVPFFSQMDDQLLDAICERLVSSLCTKGTYIVREGDPVTEMLFIIRGKLESSTTNGGRTGFFNSITLKPGDFCGEELLGWALVPRPTTNLPSSTRTVKALIEVEAFALQAEDLKFVASQFRRLHSKKLQHTFRYYSHHWRTWASCFIQAAWRRYKRRKMAKDLSMRESFNSVRLDEVDNEDDDSPPKNSLALKFIARTRKVPQNMKELPKITKPDEPDFSAEPED, via the exons ATGATGATTATTATCAAGACCTACCTGCAATCTATTACTGTGAGGGTTGAGGAATGGAGATTAAAGCAAAGAGATACTGAGGAATGGATGAGACATCGTCAGCTTCCTTGTGAACTGCGGGAAAGGGTGAGACGATTTATCCAGTACAAGTGGCTTGCAACAAGAGGAGTGAACGAAGAGTCAATATTGCATGCTCTGCCTGCAGACCTTCGACGTGACATTAAGCGCCACCTTTGCCTGGGTCTTGTTCGACGG GTTCCTTTTTTCTCCCAGATGGATGATCAGCTTCTTGATGCCATCTGTGAGCGTCTTGTATCATCACTGTGCACAAAAGGCACATACATTGTCCGTGAGGGTGATCCGGTGACAGAGATGCTCTTCATCATCCGTGGAAAACTGGAAAGCTCCACAACAAATGGTGGCCGCACTGGCTTCTTCAATTCAATCACCCTGAAACCCGGTGATTTCTGTGGCGAGGAGCTTCTTGGATGGGCTCTTGTCCCCAGGCCTACTACAAATTTGCCGTCATCCACTCGGACAGTGAAGGCACTGATAGAAGTAGAGGCCTTTGCGCTCCAGGCGGAGGATCTCAAGTTTGTTGCCAGCCAGTTCAGGCGGCTGCACAGCAAGAAACTGCAGCACACTTTCCGGTACTACTCGCACCACTGGAGGACGTGGGCCTCATGCTTCATCCAAGCTGCCTGGAGACGGTACAAGCGAAGGAAGATGGCAAAGGACCTGAGTATGAGGGAGTCATTCAACTCCGTTAGATTAGACGAAGTGGATAACGAAGATGACGATTCTCCGCCCAAGAATAGCCTTGCTCTAAAATTCATAGCTAGGACTAGAAAAGTGCCTCAGAACATGAAAGAGTTGCCGAAGATAACGAAGCCAGACGAGCCAGATTTCTCAGCTGAACCCGAAGACTAA